A genomic stretch from Saccharomyces paradoxus chromosome XVI, complete sequence includes:
- a CDS encoding Smr domain-containing protein (similar to YPL199C), with the protein MNGTGGVVVGTQNPIRDYNHSTDEEYQRLRKLADEAYKKREQLSHESQTAYQRGDKKLAHELSEKSKAQLKIAEDFNMQAAEYVFVENNADSSSSEIDLHGLYVKEALFILQKRIKFAIEHNEPQLNVIVGKGLHSQNGIAKLKPSIEEFCAQHGISNHLEKGNSGVLVLELQGVQVPVDGSGVNVPANQYNAQPQPQYNNNGGKPQGQVQNYNNNGNDNKDSALTSILKIFCSCIQSLT; encoded by the coding sequence ATGAACGGAACAGGTGGAGTAGTTGTCGGAACTCAGAACCCTATAAGGGACTACAACCATAGCactgatgaagaatatcAAAGACTGAGAAAACTAGCAGATGAAGCatacaagaaaagagaacaaCTTAGTCATGAATCGCAAACCGCTTACCAACGGGGAGACAAGAAGCTAGCTCATGAATTAAGCGAGAAGAGTAAGGCACAACTGAAAATCGCAGAAGATTTTAATATGCAAGCGGCAGAATATGTGTTTGTAGAGAACAATGCTGACTCTTCCAGTAGTGAAATTGATTTACATGGATTATACGTTAAAGAAGCCCTATTTATTctccaaaaaagaatcaaatTCGCCATTGAGCATAATGAACCACAATTGAACGTTATTGTTGGAAAAGGGTTGCATTCCCAAAACGGAATAGCAAAGCTCAAACCATCGATTGAAGAGTTCTGTGCTCAGCATGGTATCAGCAACCatttggaaaaaggaaattcAGGAGTCTTAGTGCTCGAGTTGCAAGGTGTGCAAGTGCCAGTGGATGGCTCCGGAGTTAATGTTCCCGCTAATCAATACAATGCCCAACCGCAACCTCAATATAACAACAATGGAGGGAAACCTCAAGGCCAAGTCCAGAATTATAATAACAATGGCAATGACAACAAGGACAGTGCTTTGACTAGtatattgaaaatcttTTGTAGCTGTATACAAAGTTTGACGTGA
- the OXR1 gene encoding Oxr1p (similar to YPL196W), with product MFGVKDAIFKIKRSLAGTDSSDSTAYTTASESSPQLKDSHNPFRNKTTSKRPIVEECSLPPVRLNGYLPSTKNKLLTPEMCDEIRTLMPTRIQLYTEWNLLYSLEQHGSSLHSLYSNVAPDSKEFRRVGYVLVIKDRKNGIFGAYSNEAFHPNEHRQYTGNGECFLWKLDKVPDVNISEKEGFEQEGKEERWRFSGYPYTGVNEFAIYCTSEFLSMGAGDGHYGLLCDDGLLHGVSNPCQTYGNEVLSKEGNKFSIVALEVWRVG from the coding sequence ATGTTTGGAGTCAAAGATGCTATATTTAAGATCAAACGTTCCCTTGCGGGTACAGATTCTTCTGATTCCACTGCGTACACAACAGCAAGTGAATCTTCGCCTCAATTAAAAGATTCCCATAACCCCTTTCGAAATAAGACAACATCCAAGAGACCTATAGTTGAGGAATGTTCTCTACCACCAGTAAGATTGAATGGCTACTTACCCTCAACTAAAAACAAACTTCTTACACCTGAAATGTGCGATGAAATAAGAACTTTAATGCCCACAAGGATACAGTTGTACACCGAGTGGAACCTCCTATACAGTCTTGAGCAACACGGATCTTCATTGCATTCCCTGTATAGTAATGTTGCTCCAGATAGCAAGGAATTTAGAAGAGTGGGGTATGTATTAGTAATCAAGGATCGTAAAAATGGAATCTTTGGAGCTTACAGTAATGAAGCTTTTCATCCTAACGAACATAGGCAATACACGGGGAATGGGGAATGTTTTTTATGGAAGCTGGATAAAGTACCTGATGTTAACATATCTGAAAAGGAGGGATTTGAGCAAGAAGGTAAAGAGGAGAGATGGAGGTTCTCAGGTTATCCTTACACTGGAGTTAACGAATTTGCTATATACTGTACATCTGAATTTCTCTCAATGGGTGCAGGTGATGGTCATTATGGCCTCTTGTGCGATGATGGCCTACTCCATGGCGTATCAAACCCTTGTCAAACGTATGGCAATGAAGTCTTGAGTAAGGAAGGcaacaaattttctatAGTAGCTTTGGAAGTATGGCGTGTAGGATAA